Proteins from a genomic interval of Stenotrophomonas maltophilia R551-3:
- a CDS encoding TonB-dependent siderophore receptor: protein MAMPLNHPRPTLLALAVTALMIAPLAHADGTADPSARTLDTVQVTADGDIVDSYTVKRASTATKLGLSLRQTPQSMTVVTRQRLDDMGLFSLSDVMGQVTGVAVSVTDSERINYVSRGYNITNFQVDGMLNTFGGYIKTNTDSVIYDRIEVVRGATGLTTGAGDPSGTINFVRKRPTDSFQMSANLTLGRWGNQRLEADLGGPVALDGRIRARVVAAKQQSDSFRDVYKLDKDVFYGIVQADITDTTLLEAGYEYQSPRTTGVTWGVVPYWGSDGQPANLPRSTNPSARWSSWPIIEKSAFARLEQQLGNGWTAKAAYTRSKRETDGAVWYGASGYPNADGSGISAFVGSFGENGDMQVFDFNVGGPFLLFGREHELVLGFGQSVRKGEVPATDTAAYPDSYTRVPDWHRWNGDVAPLQVTRLGYLASEDELRQRAAYLATRLQLADPLTAVLGARYGSWETRTWNYTHDAAGRLTDTRRSGYKPDDSLTPYAGFIYDFNRYFSGYVSYTDIFQPQNYRDRDNNYLEPVVGDMWEAGVKAEFFDGLLNASAAVFKGQKDNVAELDDSVPENSLPGGVSAYRSTGKGNKVKGWEIEAQGSLGENWNLAAGFTHTVSRNAQGVRQNTVVPVDLFRLNASWRPGGAEGRFWLGGGATWQSGIWSLSNKPRADFLTSGKRDRVAIEQGDIYLLNLSAGYRFNENFTAQVNVNNLLDKKYYNRVGFYDGVFWGEPRNVTMTLRWKL from the coding sequence ATGGCAATGCCGCTGAACCACCCTCGTCCCACTCTGCTGGCCCTGGCCGTGACCGCACTGATGATCGCCCCGCTGGCCCACGCCGACGGCACTGCCGATCCTTCCGCGCGCACGCTGGATACGGTCCAGGTCACCGCTGACGGCGATATCGTCGACAGCTATACGGTCAAGCGTGCCAGCACGGCCACCAAGCTCGGCCTGTCGCTGCGCCAGACACCGCAGTCGATGACCGTGGTCACCCGCCAGCGCCTGGACGACATGGGCCTGTTCTCGCTGTCCGATGTGATGGGCCAGGTCACCGGCGTGGCGGTATCGGTCACCGACAGCGAGCGCATCAACTACGTCTCGCGCGGCTACAACATCACCAATTTCCAGGTCGATGGGATGCTCAACACCTTCGGTGGGTACATCAAGACCAACACCGACAGCGTGATCTATGACCGCATCGAAGTGGTACGCGGCGCAACCGGCCTGACCACCGGTGCCGGCGATCCCTCGGGCACCATCAACTTCGTGCGCAAGCGTCCTACCGACAGCTTCCAGATGAGCGCCAACCTGACCCTCGGGCGTTGGGGCAACCAGCGCCTGGAGGCCGACCTCGGTGGCCCGGTTGCGCTCGACGGCCGCATCCGCGCGCGCGTGGTGGCGGCCAAACAACAGAGTGACTCGTTCCGCGATGTCTACAAACTGGACAAGGACGTGTTCTACGGCATCGTCCAGGCCGACATCACCGACACGACCCTGCTCGAGGCCGGCTACGAATACCAGTCGCCGCGCACCACAGGCGTGACCTGGGGCGTGGTGCCGTACTGGGGGTCCGATGGCCAGCCCGCCAACCTGCCGCGCTCGACCAACCCGTCCGCCCGCTGGAGCAGTTGGCCGATCATCGAAAAGAGCGCATTCGCACGCCTTGAGCAGCAGTTGGGCAACGGCTGGACCGCCAAGGCCGCCTATACCCGCTCCAAGCGCGAAACCGACGGTGCAGTGTGGTACGGGGCCTCCGGCTACCCGAATGCCGATGGCAGCGGCATCAGCGCCTTCGTCGGCAGCTTCGGCGAGAACGGCGACATGCAGGTGTTCGACTTCAACGTTGGCGGTCCGTTCCTGCTGTTCGGCCGGGAACACGAGCTGGTGCTCGGTTTCGGCCAATCGGTGCGCAAGGGTGAAGTACCTGCCACCGACACTGCTGCCTACCCGGACAGCTACACCCGTGTACCGGATTGGCACCGCTGGAACGGCGACGTCGCGCCGCTGCAGGTTACCCGCCTGGGCTATCTGGCTTCTGAAGACGAACTGCGCCAGCGCGCGGCCTATCTGGCGACGCGCCTGCAGCTGGCCGATCCGCTGACCGCGGTGCTCGGCGCGCGCTACGGCAGCTGGGAAACGCGCACCTGGAACTACACCCATGACGCCGCCGGTCGCCTGACCGATACGCGTCGCAGCGGCTACAAGCCGGACGACTCGCTCACTCCGTATGCCGGCTTCATCTACGACTTCAACCGTTACTTCAGCGGCTACGTCAGCTACACCGACATCTTCCAGCCGCAGAACTACCGTGACCGGGACAACAACTACCTCGAACCGGTGGTCGGTGACATGTGGGAGGCCGGCGTCAAGGCCGAGTTCTTCGACGGTCTGCTGAATGCTTCCGCGGCCGTGTTCAAGGGCCAGAAGGACAACGTTGCCGAGCTCGATGACTCGGTGCCGGAAAACTCGCTGCCGGGTGGGGTCAGTGCCTACCGATCCACCGGCAAGGGCAACAAGGTCAAGGGCTGGGAGATCGAAGCACAAGGCAGCCTTGGTGAGAACTGGAACCTGGCGGCCGGCTTCACCCACACCGTCAGCCGCAATGCGCAGGGCGTGCGCCAGAACACCGTCGTCCCGGTCGATCTGTTCCGCCTCAACGCCAGCTGGCGACCGGGCGGCGCTGAAGGCCGCTTCTGGCTGGGCGGTGGCGCCACCTGGCAGAGCGGTATCTGGAGCCTGAGCAACAAGCCGCGTGCGGATTTCCTGACCAGCGGCAAGCGCGACCGCGTGGCAATCGAACAGGGCGACATCTACCTGCTCAACCTGTCGGCGGGCTATCGCTTCAACGAGAACTTCACCGCGCAGGTAAACGTGAACAACCTGCTGGACAAGAAGTATTACAACCGCGTCGGTTTCTATGACGGCGTGTTCTGGGGCGAACCGCGCAATGTGACGATGACACTGCGCTGGAAGCTCTGA
- a CDS encoding DUF445 domain-containing protein, whose protein sequence is MTPAHDPRRAQLRRLKALALGLLLLMLAGFAVSHWQGERGIWAWVSAFCEAAAVGALADWFAVVALFRRPMGLPIPHTAIIPRSKERIGDSLALFVRDQFLEPQVLLAKLQVFDPASRLGSWLADPARSRMLADMARGWALQALDFFDEAAVRRQLHAFVVQQLRQWNAAATAGELLALLTADGRHQRVLDEGLQRLGRWLEQPEVKERASQLIVRYIQREWPTLSSTVNWVKPIDEIGDSLAERLARAVLEELQQVLAEPQHPLRQDYESWLQNYVQRLREDPVLAERIEQLKQEMIDHPALQEYVQGLWARIHASLRADLQREDSALVGHLQRSLASLGSSLQADPALRDALNQHLLEGAQRLTGRLREGVTTHIAQTVKGWDERHLVEQLELSVGRDLQFIRFNGTLVGGLIGLLLHAATVVFRF, encoded by the coding sequence ATGACGCCTGCCCACGATCCGCGCCGCGCACAGCTGCGGCGCCTGAAAGCCCTCGCGCTGGGCCTGCTGCTGTTGATGCTGGCCGGTTTCGCGGTCAGCCACTGGCAGGGCGAGCGCGGCATCTGGGCCTGGGTCTCGGCCTTCTGCGAAGCAGCGGCCGTGGGCGCACTGGCCGACTGGTTCGCCGTCGTCGCGCTGTTCCGGCGGCCGATGGGCCTGCCGATCCCGCATACGGCAATCATCCCGCGTAGCAAGGAACGCATCGGCGACAGCCTCGCCCTGTTCGTGCGCGACCAGTTTCTGGAGCCACAGGTGCTGCTGGCCAAGCTGCAGGTATTCGATCCGGCCAGCCGCCTCGGCAGCTGGCTGGCCGATCCGGCGCGCTCGCGGATGCTGGCCGACATGGCCCGCGGCTGGGCCTTGCAGGCGCTGGACTTCTTCGACGAAGCCGCGGTGCGTCGGCAGCTGCACGCCTTCGTGGTGCAGCAGCTGCGGCAGTGGAATGCCGCCGCCACCGCCGGTGAGCTGCTGGCCCTGCTGACCGCCGACGGACGCCACCAGCGCGTGCTGGACGAGGGCCTGCAGCGCTTGGGACGCTGGCTGGAGCAGCCGGAAGTGAAGGAGCGCGCCTCGCAGCTGATCGTGCGTTACATCCAGCGCGAGTGGCCGACGCTGTCGAGCACGGTGAACTGGGTCAAGCCGATCGATGAGATCGGCGACAGCCTGGCCGAGCGACTGGCGCGGGCGGTGCTGGAAGAACTGCAGCAGGTGCTGGCCGAGCCGCAGCATCCGCTGCGCCAGGACTACGAGAGCTGGCTGCAGAACTACGTGCAGCGCCTGCGCGAGGACCCGGTCCTGGCCGAGCGCATCGAACAGCTCAAACAGGAAATGATCGACCACCCTGCCCTGCAGGAGTACGTGCAGGGGCTGTGGGCGCGCATCCATGCCAGCCTGCGTGCCGACCTGCAGCGTGAGGATTCGGCGCTGGTCGGCCACCTGCAGCGCAGCCTCGCGTCACTGGGCAGCAGCCTGCAGGCCGACCCGGCCCTGCGCGACGCGCTGAACCAGCATCTTCTGGAGGGCGCCCAGCGCCTCACCGGCCGCCTGCGCGAGGGCGTGACCACGCATATCGCGCAGACCGTGAAGGGCTGGGACGAGCGGCATCTGGTCGAACAGCTGGAACTGAGCGTGGGCCGCGACCTGCAGTTCATCCGCTTCAACGGCACCCTGGTGGGCGGCCTGATCGGCCTGCTGCTGCATGCAGCGACGGTGGTGTTCAGGTTCTAG
- a CDS encoding aspartate aminotransferase family protein: MKRPESDLHDLATQRPESLDAYWMPFTANRQYKAAPRMLVRAEGMHYEDVDGRQILDGTAGLWCCNAGHARPHIVNAIVEQARTLDYSPAFQMGSPPAFALAQRLAALAPPPLNHVFFTSSGSEAVDTAMKIVLAYHRQRGEGQRTRFISREKAYHGVGFGGMALGGLPNNRKPFSLQLGGVDYLRHTLDLPRNAFSKGLPRQGAELADDLERLIALHDASTIAAVFVEPIAGSAGVILPAPGYLQRLRELCDHHGILLVFDEVITGFGRVGMPFAAQRFGVTPDLLTFAKAVSNGAVPLGGVLASDAVHAALMQAPPQAIELFHGYTHSGHPLACAAALATLDVYAEERLFERAIELGEYWQERLHALQGLPNVIDIRNFGLVGAVELAPRRDAPGSRGYEVFRRCFHDGRLLVRCTGDIIALSPPLIVDKAQIDQITGILGEMIRATA, translated from the coding sequence ATGAAGCGTCCCGAAAGCGACCTGCACGACCTGGCCACCCAGCGCCCCGAGTCACTGGACGCGTATTGGATGCCGTTCACCGCCAACCGCCAGTACAAGGCCGCACCGCGCATGCTGGTACGGGCCGAAGGCATGCACTACGAGGACGTCGACGGCCGCCAGATCCTCGATGGCACCGCCGGCCTGTGGTGCTGCAATGCCGGCCACGCGCGGCCGCACATCGTCAACGCCATCGTCGAGCAGGCGCGTACCCTGGATTACTCGCCCGCGTTCCAGATGGGGTCGCCACCGGCGTTCGCGCTGGCACAGCGGCTGGCGGCATTGGCGCCGCCTCCGCTCAACCATGTGTTCTTCACCAGTTCCGGCTCCGAGGCAGTGGATACCGCGATGAAGATCGTGCTGGCTTACCACCGCCAGCGCGGCGAGGGCCAGCGCACCCGCTTCATCAGCCGCGAAAAGGCCTATCACGGGGTCGGTTTCGGCGGCATGGCGCTGGGCGGGCTGCCCAACAACCGCAAGCCATTCAGCCTGCAGCTGGGTGGAGTGGATTACCTGCGGCACACCCTGGACCTGCCGCGCAATGCGTTCAGCAAGGGCCTGCCACGTCAGGGCGCGGAGCTGGCCGACGACCTGGAACGGCTGATCGCGCTGCATGACGCCTCGACAATCGCCGCCGTATTCGTCGAGCCCATTGCCGGTTCCGCCGGGGTGATCCTGCCCGCGCCGGGCTACCTGCAGCGGCTGCGCGAGCTGTGCGACCACCACGGCATCCTGCTGGTGTTCGACGAGGTCATCACCGGTTTCGGCCGGGTTGGCATGCCGTTCGCCGCACAGCGCTTCGGGGTCACCCCGGACCTGCTGACCTTCGCCAAGGCGGTCAGCAATGGCGCGGTGCCGCTGGGCGGCGTGCTGGCCAGCGATGCCGTGCATGCGGCCCTGATGCAGGCGCCGCCGCAGGCCATCGAGCTGTTCCATGGCTACACCCACTCCGGCCATCCACTGGCCTGCGCGGCGGCGCTGGCCACGCTGGACGTCTACGCGGAAGAACGCTTGTTCGAGCGTGCCATCGAGCTGGGCGAGTACTGGCAGGAGCGGTTGCATGCCCTGCAGGGCCTGCCCAACGTGATCGATATCCGCAACTTCGGGCTGGTCGGTGCGGTCGAACTGGCGCCGCGCCGGGATGCGCCGGGCAGCCGCGGCTACGAGGTGTTCCGGCGCTGCTTCCACGACGGCCGGCTGCTGGTGCGCTGTACCGGCGACATCATCGCACTGTCGCCGCCGCTGATCGTGGACAAGGCGCAGATCGACCAGATCACCGGCATCCTGGGCGAGATGATCCGGGCCACCGCCTGA
- a CDS encoding aldehyde dehydrogenase, with amino-acid sequence MADFPDRSHWQTLALQLSMPGQAFIDGRYVDAASGARFDCISPIDGRVLGAVADCDAQDVERAVLAARRSFEAGHWSQASPAHRKRVLLALAALVEAHADELALLETLDMGKPVRDARRIDLPGVVRCLTWTAEAVDKLYGEIAPTGPHELGLVTREAAGVVAAIVPWNFPLLMACWKIAPALAMGNSVVLKPSERSPLSALRLAALAAEAGLPEGVLNVLPGHGARVGEPLALHMDVDVLAFTGSTATGAKLLEYSGRSNLKRVWLECGGKSPHVVFADAPDLDAAAKAVAQGIFFNQGEVCTAGSRLLVQRSIREDFVHQVVAYGQHMQPQHPLDADAPMGALVDAAHLDKVMRDIARAEAEGARLLLGGHRAEVEAGGSYVQPTVFDQVRPEQALAREEVFGPVLAVLGFDDEAEAVRVANDSRYGLAAGLWTRDLGRAHRVARQLRAGSVWVNGWDGGDMTAPFGGYKQSGNGRDKSLHAFDKYSEIKATWIQL; translated from the coding sequence ATGGCCGATTTCCCCGACCGCAGCCATTGGCAGACGCTGGCCCTCCAGCTGTCGATGCCGGGCCAGGCCTTCATCGACGGCCGCTATGTCGATGCCGCCAGCGGCGCCCGCTTCGACTGCATCAGCCCGATCGACGGTCGCGTGCTGGGCGCGGTTGCCGACTGCGACGCGCAGGATGTGGAGCGCGCGGTACTGGCCGCGCGGCGCAGCTTCGAGGCGGGCCACTGGTCGCAGGCGAGCCCGGCGCATCGCAAGCGCGTGCTGCTGGCGCTGGCGGCATTGGTGGAGGCGCACGCTGATGAACTGGCCCTGCTGGAAACCCTGGACATGGGCAAGCCGGTGCGTGACGCCCGCCGTATCGACCTGCCCGGCGTGGTGCGCTGCCTGACCTGGACCGCCGAAGCGGTGGACAAGCTGTATGGCGAGATCGCGCCGACTGGCCCGCACGAGCTGGGCCTGGTCACGCGCGAGGCTGCCGGCGTGGTGGCCGCCATCGTGCCGTGGAATTTCCCGTTGCTGATGGCCTGTTGGAAGATCGCGCCGGCGCTGGCGATGGGCAACTCGGTGGTGCTCAAGCCTTCGGAGCGGTCGCCGCTGAGTGCGCTGCGGCTGGCGGCGCTGGCCGCCGAGGCGGGCCTGCCGGAGGGCGTGCTGAACGTGCTGCCGGGCCATGGCGCGCGCGTCGGCGAACCGCTGGCCCTGCACATGGATGTGGATGTGTTGGCGTTCACCGGTTCCACTGCCACCGGCGCGAAGCTGCTGGAGTATTCCGGGCGATCCAATCTCAAGCGGGTCTGGCTGGAATGCGGCGGCAAGAGCCCGCACGTGGTGTTCGCCGACGCGCCCGATCTGGACGCGGCGGCCAAGGCCGTGGCGCAGGGCATCTTCTTCAACCAGGGCGAAGTCTGTACCGCCGGGTCGCGCTTGCTGGTGCAGCGCTCGATCCGTGAGGATTTCGTGCACCAGGTGGTTGCTTATGGCCAGCACATGCAGCCGCAGCATCCGCTGGACGCCGACGCGCCGATGGGCGCGCTGGTGGACGCCGCGCATCTGGACAAGGTGATGCGGGATATCGCACGCGCCGAAGCTGAAGGTGCCCGCCTGCTGTTGGGCGGGCATCGTGCCGAGGTGGAGGCGGGTGGCAGCTATGTGCAGCCCACGGTGTTCGACCAGGTGCGCCCGGAGCAGGCCTTGGCACGCGAGGAAGTGTTCGGGCCGGTGCTGGCGGTGCTCGGTTTCGACGACGAGGCCGAAGCCGTGCGCGTGGCCAACGACAGCCGCTACGGACTGGCCGCCGGTCTCTGGACACGCGATCTGGGCCGCGCGCATCGGGTTGCGCGCCAGCTGCGCGCCGGCAGCGTCTGGGTGAACGGCTGGGATGGCGGCGACATGACCGCACCGTTTGGTGGTTACAAGCAGTCCGGCAACGGCCGCGACAAATCGCTGCACGCCTTCGACAAGTACAGCGAGATCAAGGCCACCTGGATCCAGCTGTAA
- a CDS encoding MFS transporter — translation MSTITAAAPPVNSPRRVLLASLIGTTIEFFDFYIYATAAVLVFPHLFFPDSSDQAALLQSLATFAVAFIARPVGSAVFGHFGDRIGRKATLVAALLTMGVSTVLIGLLPTHAQIGLWAPALLALCRFGQGLGLGGEWGGAVLLATENAPPGKRAWYGMFPQLGAPLGFLLSAGIFLVLGRCLSQDDFLQWGWRIPFVASALLVGLGLWVRLNIHETPDFKQALERKAPVRLPMWTVLRDHPVPMLLGTLGAFATFVLFYLMTVFSLGHGTAVLGYSREQFLLMQMAGMLFFALGIPLSARYGDRWGTRRTMIVASVLIVGFGVLFAPLFQPHSPWLVTGFLCLGLFLMGLTYGPCGTFLAEIYPVEVRYTGASLSFNLAGILGAAPAPYLATWLAERFGLVAVGYYLCLTAVATLCALIALHRRALRLNQRSA, via the coding sequence ATGTCGACGATCACCGCTGCCGCACCGCCCGTGAATTCCCCCCGCCGTGTCCTGCTGGCCAGCCTGATCGGCACCACTATCGAGTTTTTCGATTTCTACATCTACGCCACCGCCGCGGTGCTGGTGTTCCCGCACCTGTTCTTCCCGGACAGCAGCGATCAGGCGGCGCTGTTGCAATCACTGGCCACCTTCGCGGTCGCGTTCATCGCCCGCCCGGTGGGCTCGGCGGTGTTCGGCCACTTCGGCGACCGCATCGGCCGCAAGGCCACGCTGGTGGCCGCGCTGCTGACCATGGGCGTGTCCACGGTGCTGATCGGCCTGCTGCCTACCCATGCGCAGATCGGGCTGTGGGCCCCCGCGTTGCTGGCGCTGTGCCGTTTCGGCCAGGGCCTGGGGCTGGGTGGCGAATGGGGTGGGGCGGTGCTGCTGGCCACCGAGAACGCGCCGCCGGGCAAGCGCGCCTGGTACGGCATGTTCCCGCAGCTGGGCGCACCGCTGGGCTTCCTGCTGTCGGCCGGCATCTTCCTGGTGCTCGGCCGTTGCCTGAGCCAGGACGACTTCCTGCAGTGGGGCTGGCGCATTCCGTTCGTGGCCAGCGCGTTGTTGGTCGGCCTCGGTCTCTGGGTGCGCCTGAACATCCACGAGACGCCCGATTTCAAGCAGGCGCTGGAACGCAAGGCGCCGGTGCGGCTGCCGATGTGGACGGTGCTGCGTGACCATCCGGTACCGATGCTGCTGGGCACCCTGGGCGCGTTCGCCACCTTCGTGCTGTTCTACCTGATGACGGTGTTCAGTCTCGGTCATGGCACCGCGGTGCTGGGCTACAGCCGCGAGCAGTTCCTGCTGATGCAGATGGCCGGCATGCTGTTCTTCGCGCTGGGTATCCCGCTGTCGGCGCGCTATGGCGACCGTTGGGGCACGCGGCGCACGATGATCGTCGCCAGCGTACTGATCGTCGGCTTCGGTGTGCTGTTCGCACCGCTGTTCCAGCCGCACAGCCCGTGGCTGGTCACCGGCTTCCTGTGCCTGGGCCTGTTCCTGATGGGCCTGACCTACGGCCCTTGTGGCACCTTCCTGGCCGAGATCTACCCGGTGGAAGTGCGCTATACCGGTGCCTCGTTGTCGTTCAACCTGGCCGGCATCCTGGGTGCGGCACCGGCGCCCTACCTGGCCACCTGGCTGGCTGAACGCTTCGGCCTGGTCGCGGTGGGCTACTACCTGTGCCTGACCGCGGTGGCGACCCTGTGCGCGCTGATCGCGCTGCATCGGCGCGCACTGCGGCTCAACCAAAGAAGCGCTTGA
- a CDS encoding bacteriohemerythrin codes for MALLVWQDDLNIGIDVIDQQHRRIIEMLNHLHVAQTSMQRAAVGEVIDEVVDYTMSHFAFEEELMEEAGYPFCAAHKRVHEVFIKRVAEYRLRFQAGEDISDELRTMLSRWLFNHIRGDDQAYADQVKAHLNQFAREHQSGGWLGRTLKRFFG; via the coding sequence ATGGCACTACTGGTCTGGCAGGACGATCTGAACATCGGCATCGATGTGATCGATCAGCAACATCGCCGCATCATCGAGATGCTCAACCACCTGCACGTGGCACAGACCAGCATGCAGCGTGCGGCAGTGGGTGAAGTCATCGACGAGGTGGTGGACTACACCATGTCGCACTTCGCGTTCGAGGAAGAGCTGATGGAGGAAGCGGGCTATCCGTTTTGTGCCGCGCACAAGCGCGTGCATGAGGTCTTCATCAAGCGCGTGGCCGAGTACCGGCTGCGCTTCCAGGCTGGCGAAGACATCAGCGACGAGCTGCGCACCATGCTCTCGCGCTGGCTGTTCAACCACATCCGCGGCGATGACCAGGCCTACGCCGATCAGGTCAAGGCACACCTGAACCAGTTCGCCCGCGAACACCAGAGCGGCGGCTGGCTGGGGCGCACGCTCAAGCGCTTCTTTGGTTGA
- a CDS encoding diguanylate cyclase, which produces MPVLPQAAVDGDLADPLPQRILLVENSRAFTGMLREAIEQRLELPVVIASTLAEADRLLSEGGGWFLVLTGLVLADGDRDAVVEFFLKRDLPTVVVSGVYDEDLRKRVLQQQIIDYVLKNTPGSIDYLVWLVQRLERNRRIAALVVDDSPSARGYAAALLRMYGHEVHEAADGNEGLAAIEAHPAIRLAVVDQEMPGMQGVEFTRRLRTLRSRDKVAVIGISGNTDASLIPRFLKNGANDFLRKPFSREEFFCRVSQNVDQLELIGTLQDLATRDFLTGLPNRRCFLEQSQRQLPQLQLHGQCVAVAMIDIDHFKHINDTHGHEAGDDALRAVAGAVAAHARSQDLIARFGGEEFCLLVPDMEQDEALLYFEELRQRIAALEVDIGTATLRMTVSIGLCCLRPQRDALHRLISEADRQLYLAKAGGRNRVSCTTVASPLRPREPALP; this is translated from the coding sequence ATGCCCGTCCTGCCGCAGGCCGCCGTCGATGGCGACCTGGCCGATCCGTTGCCACAGCGGATCCTGCTGGTCGAAAATTCCCGTGCGTTCACCGGCATGCTGCGCGAAGCCATCGAGCAGCGCCTGGAACTGCCGGTGGTGATCGCCTCCACCCTGGCCGAGGCCGATCGCCTGCTGAGCGAGGGTGGCGGCTGGTTCCTGGTGCTGACCGGGTTGGTGCTGGCCGACGGCGACCGCGATGCGGTAGTCGAGTTCTTCCTCAAGCGTGACCTGCCGACCGTGGTAGTCAGCGGCGTGTACGACGAGGACCTGCGCAAGCGCGTGCTGCAGCAGCAGATCATCGACTACGTACTGAAGAACACCCCCGGCAGCATCGACTACCTGGTGTGGCTGGTACAGCGGCTGGAACGCAACCGTCGCATCGCGGCGCTGGTGGTGGACGATTCGCCGTCCGCGCGCGGCTATGCCGCCGCCCTGCTGCGCATGTATGGCCATGAGGTGCACGAAGCGGCCGATGGCAACGAGGGCCTGGCCGCGATCGAGGCGCATCCGGCAATCCGCCTGGCGGTGGTCGACCAGGAAATGCCCGGCATGCAGGGCGTGGAATTCACCCGCCGCCTGCGCACCCTGCGCTCGCGCGACAAGGTGGCGGTGATCGGCATCTCCGGCAATACCGACGCCTCCCTGATCCCGCGCTTCCTGAAGAACGGTGCCAATGACTTCCTGCGCAAACCATTCTCGCGCGAAGAGTTCTTCTGCCGTGTCTCGCAGAACGTCGACCAGCTGGAGCTGATCGGCACCCTGCAGGACCTGGCCACCCGCGACTTCCTCACTGGCCTGCCGAACCGCCGCTGCTTCCTGGAACAGAGCCAGCGCCAGTTGCCGCAGCTGCAGCTGCATGGCCAGTGCGTGGCAGTGGCGATGATCGACATCGATCACTTCAAGCACATCAACGACACTCACGGCCACGAGGCCGGCGATGATGCGCTGCGCGCGGTGGCCGGTGCAGTGGCCGCGCACGCACGCAGCCAGGACCTGATCGCACGCTTCGGTGGCGAGGAGTTCTGCCTGCTGGTGCCGGACATGGAACAGGACGAGGCACTGCTGTACTTCGAGGAGCTGCGCCAGCGCATCGCCGCACTGGAAGTGGACATCGGCACCGCGACGCTTCGCATGACCGTCAGCATCGGCCTGTGCTGCCTGCGCCCGCAGCGTGATGCACTGCATCGGCTGATCTCCGAGGCCGATCGCCAGCTGTACCTGGCCAAGGCCGGTGGCCGCAACCGGGTCAGCTGCACCACGGTGGCCAGCCCGCTGCGCCCGCGCGAGCCGGCCCTGCCCTGA